In Collimonas arenae, a single genomic region encodes these proteins:
- a CDS encoding SDR family oxidoreductase, whose protein sequence is MAVRKKVALVTGAGSGIGKHIALALLRNDYSVVLAGRRIDALEATMAAAGAQAAHAMPVSTDVSDQASVRALFESIRQQFGRLDLLFNNAGIFTKSASLEEVDFAQWKASVDVNLTGAFLCTQEAFKIMKAQTPGGGRIINNGSIAAHVPRPNSVAYTATKHAITGLTKSTSLDGRKYNIACGQIDIGNAATDMTERMEQGIMQANGQVAVEPTMSVENVANAVLYMASLPLDANVQFMTVMATNMPFIGRG, encoded by the coding sequence ATGGCAGTCAGAAAAAAAGTCGCATTGGTCACTGGCGCAGGTTCCGGCATCGGCAAGCACATCGCCCTGGCCTTGTTGCGTAACGATTACAGCGTGGTGCTCGCAGGGCGGCGCATCGATGCGCTAGAGGCAACGATGGCCGCCGCGGGCGCGCAGGCGGCGCATGCAATGCCGGTGTCGACGGATGTCAGCGACCAGGCTTCGGTCAGGGCGTTATTCGAATCGATCAGGCAGCAGTTCGGCCGCCTGGATTTGTTGTTTAATAATGCCGGAATCTTTACCAAGTCGGCATCGCTGGAGGAGGTTGATTTCGCACAATGGAAGGCCTCAGTCGATGTCAACCTGACCGGCGCTTTCCTGTGCACGCAGGAAGCGTTCAAGATCATGAAGGCGCAAACGCCGGGCGGCGGCCGCATCATCAACAACGGCTCGATCGCTGCGCACGTGCCGCGGCCGAATTCGGTGGCCTATACCGCCACCAAACACGCCATCACGGGCCTCACAAAATCCACCTCGCTGGATGGCCGCAAATACAATATCGCCTGCGGCCAGATCGATATCGGCAACGCTGCAACCGACATGACGGAGCGCATGGAACAGGGCATCATGCAGGCCAATGGCCAGGTGGCGGTCGAGCCGACCATGTCGGTTGAAAACGTCGCCAATGCGGTGTTGTACATGGCGAGCCTGCCGCTGGATGCGAACGTTCAGTTCATGACGGTGATGGCGACCAATATGCCGTTTATTGGCCGCGGCTAG
- a CDS encoding amino acid ABC transporter permease — translation MQLSVLTDNLPYLLWGAYPDGPLGGAALTVLLSLGSALASAVLGLVLGVSLSLSRGWLNLLLTMVLGFFRAIPVLMLIFWTYFLLPVVFHIDVPGVLSVMCALALIGGAYLAHSVHAGISGIRTGQWDAGLSLGMTRMSVLRYIVLPQALQMMLPSFVNQWVTLIKDSSLAYIVGVGELSFVAAQVNSRVMIYPAEIFLFIGLIYFLLCSGLGWFANRVAGYFRSARYNPPLQATAA, via the coding sequence ATACAGTTGAGCGTGCTGACGGACAACCTGCCGTATCTGCTGTGGGGTGCTTATCCCGACGGTCCGCTGGGCGGCGCAGCCTTGACTGTGTTGCTCAGCCTGGGTTCTGCGCTGGCTTCGGCTGTGCTGGGCCTGGTGCTCGGCGTCAGTTTGTCGTTGTCGCGCGGCTGGCTGAATCTGTTGCTGACCATGGTGCTTGGCTTCTTTCGGGCGATTCCAGTGCTGATGCTGATTTTCTGGACGTACTTTTTACTGCCTGTTGTGTTCCATATCGATGTGCCTGGCGTGCTGTCCGTAATGTGCGCGCTGGCGCTGATCGGCGGAGCTTATCTGGCGCATTCGGTACATGCCGGTATCAGCGGTATCCGCACAGGTCAATGGGATGCCGGCTTGTCCCTGGGAATGACACGCATGTCGGTGTTGCGCTATATCGTGCTGCCGCAAGCGCTGCAGATGATGCTGCCGTCCTTTGTCAATCAATGGGTGACGTTGATCAAGGACAGTTCATTGGCTTACATCGTCGGCGTGGGTGAATTATCGTTTGTGGCGGCGCAGGTGAATAGCCGGGTAATGATTTATCCAGCCGAGATATTCTTGTTTATCGGCTTGATCTATTTTCTGCTGTGTTCCGGACTCGGCTGGTTTGCGAATCGGGTTGCGGGTTATTTTCGCTCAGCCCGATATAACCCGCCGCTTCAGGCCACTGCTGCCTAA
- a CDS encoding flavin reductase family protein — protein MQNIQAVELAKAYRLLNHGPTTIVTSAHAGANNVMAAAWAMALDFDPPKVLVVIDKSTLTRELVEASGEFALNIPTRAQAEQTLAVGSRSGRDGDKFAALDIATFSSQKIGAPLMSGCLAWLECKIIPEPHNQQRYDLFIAEVVAAWADAAAFSDGRWHFPSEDQHSLHYLSGGAFFATGEAFNVKLKP, from the coding sequence ATGCAAAACATTCAAGCTGTAGAACTTGCCAAAGCCTATCGCCTGCTGAATCACGGCCCCACCACCATCGTTACCAGCGCCCACGCAGGCGCCAACAATGTGATGGCGGCAGCGTGGGCCATGGCGCTGGATTTCGATCCACCCAAAGTGCTGGTAGTGATCGATAAAAGCACGCTGACGCGTGAACTGGTGGAAGCCTCAGGGGAGTTTGCGCTGAACATTCCTACCCGCGCTCAGGCCGAACAGACGCTGGCGGTAGGCTCCCGTTCCGGACGCGACGGCGACAAGTTCGCGGCGCTGGATATCGCGACTTTTTCATCGCAGAAAATCGGCGCGCCGCTGATGTCCGGCTGCCTTGCGTGGCTGGAATGCAAGATCATTCCGGAGCCGCACAACCAGCAGCGTTACGATCTGTTCATCGCCGAGGTGGTCGCCGCCTGGGCCGACGCCGCCGCATTTTCGGATGGCCGCTGGCACTTCCCCAGTGAGGACCAGCACTCTCTGCACTACCTGTCTGGCGGCGCCTTCTTCGCCACCGGCGAAGCCTTCAATGTGAAGCTGAAGCCGTAG
- a CDS encoding ABC transporter substrate-binding protein — MKSTAILFASLALLSGLAHADKLDDIKKAGVLRVATFDGNPPFGFIDQKTNKIIGLDVDYANAVARKLGVKVELVPTNPANRIPLLTSGKVDLVFANFTINPERAQVIDFSIPYFASGQQFLSKKGVLKNAAQIPELRIGTDKGTTMETTLREKYPAAKVVLYDDTPFALAALRNGNVQAITQDGSKLIALLANIPDKEKYEIPAFAISEEYEGVGVPKGETRLVNTLNDTLREFEKDGTALKIYDKWFGPDSKSPLPRLFKIGDTKLSQN, encoded by the coding sequence ATGAAATCAACTGCCATCTTATTTGCCAGCCTGGCGCTGCTATCCGGTCTGGCGCATGCCGACAAACTCGACGACATCAAGAAAGCCGGCGTCTTGCGCGTCGCCACTTTCGACGGCAATCCGCCATTCGGCTTTATCGACCAGAAGACCAACAAAATCATCGGACTGGATGTCGATTACGCCAACGCAGTCGCCAGGAAACTCGGCGTCAAGGTCGAGCTGGTCCCGACCAATCCGGCCAACCGGATTCCCTTGCTGACTTCGGGAAAAGTCGACTTGGTGTTTGCGAACTTCACGATCAATCCGGAACGCGCCCAGGTGATTGATTTCAGCATCCCCTACTTCGCTTCTGGGCAACAGTTCCTGAGTAAAAAAGGCGTGCTGAAGAATGCCGCACAAATTCCTGAACTGCGGATCGGCACCGACAAAGGCACCACCATGGAAACTACCTTGCGCGAGAAATACCCCGCCGCCAAGGTCGTGCTGTACGACGATACGCCGTTTGCCCTGGCGGCTCTGCGCAACGGCAATGTCCAGGCGATTACCCAGGATGGATCCAAGCTTATCGCGCTGCTGGCCAATATTCCGGACAAGGAGAAGTATGAGATCCCAGCCTTTGCCATTTCCGAGGAATATGAAGGCGTCGGCGTGCCTAAGGGTGAAACCCGGCTTGTGAACACCCTCAACGATACCCTGCGCGAATTTGAAAAAGATGGCACCGCGCTAAAGATCTACGACAAATGGTTCGGCCCCGACAGCAAGTCGCCGCTGCCGCGCCTGTTCAAGATTGGCGACACCAAACTGAGCCAGAACTGA
- a CDS encoding error-prone DNA polymerase — protein sequence MDEISPIAPSSVVIPGVLPEYAELQCVSNFSFLRGASHPEELVERAAQLDYRALAITDECSLAGVVRAHVEAKKHTLQLLIGSQFQLHDADGSPVFSLIALAQNREGYGNLSELITLARSRAGKGHYLLRPQDLDNPDADHAHLRQLPDCLLILLPTQNITHDTLARQAAWLHINFPGRCWIGLTLLHQAGDEQQRAVIEQVAQMQGLPIVATGDVCMHRRSRKPLQDTMTAIRIGKPVTACGYALAPNAEQHLRARLRLANLYPAAALAATVEIAGKCHFSLDELRYEYPDEVVPAGHTAASYLRQQTYIGARKRYADEIPAAVQNQLEDELEIIHALQYESYFLTVYDIVEFARRKSILCQGRGSAANSAVCYCLGITEVDPSRSTLLFGRFISKERDEPPDIDVDFEHQRREEVIQYIYEKYGRRRAALTAVVISYRPRSVLRDVGKALGVDPGLVDQVAKSQRWWDDKQQLQQNFSELGIAPGTAIAEHWAGLSHTLMGFPRHLSQHPGGFVISRGKLSRLVPIENAAMENRSVVQWDKDDLDALRILKVDVLALGMLSMLQRALAMVAFQRGEVFEMQDIPREDPVTYEMICKADTIGVFQIESRAQMSMLPRLKPRKFYDLVIQVAIVRPGPIQGGMVHPFLKNRKLNKEDIVYPKDALKPALERTLGIPIFQEQVMQIAVIAAGFTQGEADELRRSMAAWKRKGGLEKFERKLIDGMVAKDYDESFARAIFSQIQGFGEYGFPESHAASFALLAYASSWLKCHEPEAFLAALLNSQPMGFYSPSQLVQDARRHGVDVLPVDINVSNWEATLESTAAARPAVRLGLNLVRGLRFENAEEIEAARAVRPFGDLQDMALRSGLRRDQLQALAAAGSLAPLSGNRRQALWQALVSAPEKGLLRQTQVHEEELQLTPPGEAENIVSDYHTLGLTLGRHPLALLRAKLSAKRFLPADVLNTFANGQLARGCGIVTVRQRPGTAKGVVFVTLEDETGTVNVVVWPDLADLQRKELRAATLMGVYGVWQTQDGVSHLVAKRLLDLSPLLGKLDTSSRDFH from the coding sequence ATGGATGAAATTTCCCCTATTGCACCGTCATCAGTGGTTATTCCCGGCGTGCTGCCAGAATACGCCGAGCTGCAATGCGTCTCGAATTTCAGCTTCCTGCGCGGCGCCTCACACCCCGAGGAGCTGGTGGAGCGTGCGGCCCAGCTTGATTACCGTGCGCTGGCGATCACCGATGAATGCTCTCTGGCAGGCGTGGTGCGCGCGCATGTAGAAGCAAAAAAGCACACATTGCAACTGCTGATAGGCAGCCAGTTTCAATTGCATGACGCCGATGGCAGTCCAGTGTTTTCATTGATTGCACTGGCGCAGAATCGCGAAGGCTACGGCAATCTGTCGGAACTGATCACACTGGCGCGCAGCCGCGCCGGCAAAGGCCACTATCTGTTGCGGCCGCAGGATCTGGACAATCCTGACGCCGACCATGCCCACTTGCGCCAGCTACCCGACTGTTTATTGATTCTGTTGCCGACACAAAACATAACCCACGATACGCTGGCGCGCCAGGCCGCCTGGCTGCACATCAATTTCCCCGGCCGCTGCTGGATCGGCCTGACTTTGCTGCATCAGGCTGGCGATGAACAACAACGCGCAGTGATCGAACAAGTAGCGCAGATGCAAGGCCTGCCGATCGTGGCTACCGGCGATGTCTGCATGCACCGGCGCTCGCGCAAGCCCTTGCAAGATACGATGACGGCAATCCGCATCGGCAAACCGGTGACGGCTTGCGGTTATGCACTCGCCCCGAACGCGGAGCAGCATCTGCGCGCCCGTCTGCGGCTGGCCAATCTCTATCCGGCGGCGGCGCTGGCGGCGACCGTGGAAATCGCCGGGAAATGCCATTTCTCGCTGGATGAGCTGCGCTACGAATACCCAGATGAAGTGGTGCCGGCGGGCCATACCGCAGCCAGTTACCTGCGCCAGCAAACCTATATCGGCGCACGCAAGCGTTATGCCGATGAAATTCCGGCTGCGGTGCAAAACCAGCTGGAAGATGAACTGGAGATCATCCATGCATTGCAATACGAATCGTATTTCCTGACGGTGTACGACATCGTCGAGTTCGCCCGCAGGAAAAGCATTCTCTGCCAGGGACGTGGCTCGGCGGCCAATTCGGCGGTGTGCTACTGCCTCGGCATTACCGAAGTCGACCCGTCCCGCAGCACCTTGCTGTTCGGTCGCTTTATCAGCAAGGAGCGCGATGAGCCGCCCGATATCGACGTCGATTTCGAGCATCAGCGGCGCGAAGAAGTCATCCAGTACATCTATGAAAAATACGGCCGCCGCCGCGCCGCGCTGACCGCCGTGGTGATCAGCTACCGGCCGCGCAGCGTGTTGCGCGATGTCGGCAAGGCGCTTGGGGTCGATCCGGGCCTGGTCGACCAAGTCGCCAAATCACAGCGCTGGTGGGATGACAAACAACAGTTGCAACAGAATTTCAGCGAACTTGGCATCGCGCCAGGAACCGCGATTGCCGAGCACTGGGCCGGACTCTCGCATACGCTGATGGGTTTTCCGCGCCATCTGTCGCAGCACCCGGGCGGCTTCGTGATCTCGCGCGGCAAGCTGTCGCGGCTGGTGCCTATTGAAAACGCTGCGATGGAAAACCGCAGCGTGGTGCAATGGGATAAGGACGACCTGGATGCGCTGCGCATTCTCAAGGTCGATGTACTGGCGCTAGGTATGCTGTCGATGTTGCAGCGGGCGCTGGCAATGGTGGCGTTCCAGCGCGGCGAAGTCTTTGAAATGCAGGATATTCCGCGCGAGGACCCGGTCACCTACGAGATGATCTGCAAGGCCGATACGATAGGCGTGTTCCAGATTGAAAGCCGGGCCCAGATGAGCATGCTGCCGCGGCTAAAACCGCGAAAATTCTACGATCTGGTGATCCAGGTCGCCATCGTCCGGCCGGGGCCGATCCAGGGAGGCATGGTGCATCCTTTCCTGAAAAACAGAAAATTGAATAAGGAAGATATTGTCTATCCCAAGGATGCATTGAAACCAGCATTGGAACGCACCTTGGGTATACCGATTTTCCAGGAACAGGTGATGCAGATCGCCGTCATCGCTGCCGGCTTTACCCAAGGCGAAGCCGATGAGTTACGCCGTTCGATGGCGGCATGGAAGCGCAAAGGCGGCCTGGAAAAATTCGAACGCAAGCTGATCGATGGCATGGTCGCCAAAGACTATGACGAGAGTTTCGCCAGAGCCATCTTCAGCCAGATCCAGGGTTTCGGCGAATACGGCTTTCCGGAAAGCCACGCCGCCAGTTTCGCTTTGCTGGCCTACGCCAGTTCCTGGCTCAAATGCCACGAGCCGGAAGCCTTCCTGGCGGCATTGCTGAACAGCCAGCCGATGGGGTTTTATTCGCCTTCGCAACTGGTGCAGGATGCGCGCCGGCATGGCGTCGATGTGCTGCCGGTGGATATCAACGTCAGCAACTGGGAAGCCACGCTGGAATCAACCGCAGCCGCCCGGCCGGCCGTCAGGCTGGGACTGAACCTGGTACGCGGCCTGCGCTTCGAGAATGCGGAAGAAATTGAAGCGGCGCGCGCAGTGCGCCCTTTCGGCGATCTCCAGGACATGGCTTTGCGCAGCGGGCTCAGGCGCGATCAGTTGCAAGCGCTGGCGGCCGCAGGATCGCTCGCACCGCTATCAGGAAACCGCCGCCAGGCCTTATGGCAGGCGCTGGTCAGCGCGCCGGAAAAAGGCTTGCTCAGACAAACCCAGGTCCATGAAGAAGAATTGCAGCTGACGCCGCCGGGAGAAGCGGAAAATATCGTCAGCGATTACCACACGCTGGGACTGACTCTGGGCCGTCACCCGCTGGCGCTGCTGCGCGCCAAACTCAGCGCCAAACGCTTCCTGCCAGCCGATGTGCTAAACACGTTTGCCAATGGCCAGCTGGCGCGCGGCTGCGGCATCGTCACGGTGCGCCAACGGCCAGGTACGGCCAAGGGCGTGGTGTTTGTCACCCTGGAAGATGAAACCGGCACCGTCAATGTGGTGGTCTGGCCCGATCTGGCCGATCTGCAACGCAAGGAATTGCGGGCAGCGACCTTGATGGGCGTATATGGGGTCTGGCAAACCCAGGATGGCGTCAGCCATCTGGTGGCGAAACGCCTGCTCGATCTGTCGCCGCTGCTGGGCAAGCTGGATACCAGCAGCCGCGACTTTCACTAA
- a CDS encoding Y-family DNA polymerase, translated as MALWIGIHLPLLALETLRPRWAKPCMLAVMEHDQVLTMTASAAAGGIRPGMRRGGVLALAPEALLCEREAAREQGARDDIALTLLQYTPEVTHAEENSLLLDVSASLSAFSGRLALCRRIRDSIQTLGFTLQLSMAPTAQGAWLLARYRCQHRTPPLPRQRRSLHIAGMQRRLDALPFMILPAVRPYQDWLAGIGCKTLADLRKLPRAGLQRRSDKQVLESLDHAYGATPEIFEWVQAPLSFSAWLELPDRIEHAEAVLFAARRLILQMIGWLVAQQLAVSCFVLSLEHERGRQAIAPTALEIALAEPAWHEEHLLRLLKERLGRLQLDAPVIALRLQATRVAPMLPPTASLFPEPGGTPGAYARLLELLSARLGSENVLQPAAYADHRPEVANAWQAATDQLRRASDDTIRSVQPQRPFWLLKTPLALTTRNHRPFYSSPLRLLVGPERIECSWWDGVAAVRDYFVAEGEEAACYWIYRERSGAEVRWFLHGLFA; from the coding sequence ATGGCTCTCTGGATAGGCATACATCTTCCACTGCTCGCGCTGGAAACCTTGCGCCCGCGCTGGGCTAAGCCCTGCATGCTCGCCGTCATGGAGCACGACCAGGTGCTGACCATGACAGCCAGCGCGGCTGCCGGCGGCATACGGCCGGGCATGCGCCGCGGCGGCGTGCTTGCGCTGGCGCCGGAGGCCTTGCTATGCGAACGCGAAGCGGCGCGAGAACAAGGCGCACGCGACGACATCGCACTGACGCTGTTGCAATACACGCCCGAAGTAACGCACGCTGAAGAGAATTCGCTGCTGCTTGACGTCAGCGCCAGCTTGAGCGCTTTCAGCGGGCGGCTTGCTCTGTGCCGCCGCATCCGCGACAGCATCCAGACGCTCGGCTTCACGCTTCAGTTAAGCATGGCGCCGACAGCCCAAGGCGCGTGGCTGCTGGCCCGTTACCGCTGCCAGCACCGCACTCCGCCGTTACCCAGGCAACGGCGCAGCCTGCACATCGCTGGCATGCAGCGGCGGCTGGATGCCTTACCGTTCATGATCTTGCCGGCAGTGCGTCCCTATCAGGATTGGCTGGCGGGCATCGGCTGCAAAACCTTGGCCGATCTGCGCAAATTACCGCGCGCCGGTTTGCAGCGACGCAGCGACAAACAGGTGCTGGAAAGCCTGGACCACGCCTACGGCGCGACGCCGGAAATATTTGAATGGGTACAAGCGCCGCTTTCCTTTTCCGCCTGGCTGGAATTGCCAGACCGGATCGAACACGCCGAAGCGGTGCTGTTTGCGGCGCGCCGCCTGATTTTGCAAATGATAGGCTGGCTGGTGGCGCAGCAACTCGCGGTCTCCTGCTTCGTACTGTCGCTGGAACATGAACGCGGTCGCCAGGCGATTGCGCCAACCGCATTGGAAATCGCATTGGCGGAACCGGCCTGGCATGAAGAGCACCTGTTGCGTTTGCTGAAAGAGCGGCTAGGCCGCTTGCAACTCGATGCGCCGGTCATCGCCTTGCGCCTGCAAGCCACCCGCGTAGCGCCGATGCTGCCGCCGACTGCTTCACTGTTTCCCGAGCCAGGCGGTACGCCGGGTGCTTATGCACGTTTGCTGGAATTATTAAGCGCACGGCTCGGCAGTGAAAACGTGCTGCAGCCTGCAGCATACGCCGATCACCGGCCGGAAGTCGCCAACGCCTGGCAAGCCGCCACCGACCAGCTCCGGCGTGCATCTGACGACACCATCCGTAGCGTCCAGCCGCAACGCCCGTTCTGGCTGTTGAAAACGCCGCTAGCCTTGACGACCCGCAACCACCGCCCTTTCTACAGCTCTCCTTTACGGCTACTTGTCGGACCTGAACGTATCGAATGCAGCTGGTGGGACGGCGTGGCGGCGGTACGCGATTACTTCGTCGCCGAAGGCGAAGAGGCCGCCTGCTATTGGATTTACCGGGAACGCAGCGGCGCCGAAGTCCGCTGGTTCTTGCACGGCCTGTTCGCCTGA
- a CDS encoding amino acid ABC transporter permease: MTEFQSLLGQMLAPKYIGWLLDGLSMTLYVSAVVSVLSTLLGIVIAAARSSHRRWLSLQAATFLSLFRNTPLLVQLFFWYFGVSSLLPEGAGAWLNTVHDVALGPYLRLTWPSFELLCAVLGLSLYSAAYISEEIRAGMRGVAEAQRLAGAALGFSSWQVLRYVILPQATRIALPPLLGQYMNIIKNTSLSMAIGLAELSYTSRQVEAQTFKTFQAFGVATLFYIAAIALLETIGQLIQRRHKLISGGQR; the protein is encoded by the coding sequence ATGACTGAATTTCAATCGCTTCTTGGGCAAATGCTGGCCCCGAAATACATCGGCTGGCTCCTCGACGGCCTATCGATGACACTCTACGTTTCTGCGGTGGTCAGCGTGCTGTCGACCTTGCTCGGTATCGTGATTGCCGCAGCGCGTTCCAGCCATCGACGCTGGCTGTCATTGCAGGCGGCAACCTTTCTTTCGCTCTTCCGCAATACGCCGCTGCTGGTGCAACTTTTTTTCTGGTATTTCGGCGTCTCCAGCCTGCTGCCTGAAGGCGCCGGAGCGTGGCTGAATACGGTGCATGACGTGGCGCTGGGGCCGTACCTGAGGCTGACATGGCCCTCGTTCGAATTACTCTGCGCGGTGCTCGGCCTGAGCCTGTATTCCGCCGCCTATATCAGCGAGGAAATCCGTGCTGGCATGCGCGGCGTGGCCGAAGCACAGCGGCTGGCAGGGGCTGCACTCGGCTTCAGTAGCTGGCAGGTATTGCGTTATGTGATCCTGCCACAGGCGACACGTATCGCCTTGCCGCCCCTGCTTGGCCAGTACATGAACATCATCAAGAACACATCCCTGAGCATGGCTATCGGCCTGGCTGAACTGTCTTACACCTCGCGCCAGGTCGAAGCACAAACCTTCAAGACGTTTCAGGCTTTCGGCGTAGCGACCTTGTTTTACATCGCCGCCATCGCCCTGCTCGAAACCATCGGACAGCTGATCCAGCGTCGGCACAAACTGATCAGCGGCGGCCAGCGATGA
- the imuA gene encoding translesion DNA synthesis-associated protein ImuA, whose amino-acid sequence MSYSASAFSSHAAAVQSVVSTLPHALWRANQMGSYQGLVTASGHALLDRELPNGGWPHATLIELLLHQAGCGEMRLLQPALAQIAQQRRIVLLQPPHLPQIAAWNSAGLPGEKLLWIKAARSTDALWSAEQVLRNGSCGALLVWQSQIRSEALRRLHLAAQASDTMLWMIRPLNAAHESSPSPLRLSLQPARNGVEIQLLKRKGPQHEQAFYLPLPAIIPEITPVAAPVIFLNPSASPHHGSLDRHTSSTARAGNLAPALG is encoded by the coding sequence ATGTCTTACTCTGCCAGCGCCTTCTCCAGCCATGCCGCTGCGGTTCAATCAGTCGTTTCGACCTTGCCGCATGCCTTGTGGCGCGCAAATCAGATGGGGTCTTACCAGGGCTTGGTCACGGCTTCCGGCCATGCATTGCTGGACCGGGAACTGCCAAACGGAGGCTGGCCACATGCGACGCTGATCGAACTGCTGCTGCACCAGGCCGGCTGCGGCGAAATGCGTCTGCTGCAACCGGCGCTGGCGCAGATTGCCCAACAGCGCCGGATCGTGCTGCTGCAACCGCCGCACCTGCCGCAGATCGCCGCCTGGAATAGCGCGGGGTTGCCCGGAGAGAAATTACTATGGATCAAGGCCGCGCGTAGCACTGATGCCCTGTGGTCGGCGGAACAGGTCTTGCGCAACGGCAGTTGCGGCGCACTGCTGGTATGGCAATCGCAGATTCGCAGTGAAGCTTTACGTCGCTTGCATCTGGCGGCGCAGGCCAGCGACACCATGCTGTGGATGATCCGCCCCTTGAACGCCGCGCACGAATCGTCACCCTCCCCTTTGCGCCTGTCATTGCAGCCGGCGCGAAATGGCGTCGAAATCCAGCTGCTCAAACGCAAAGGCCCCCAGCACGAACAGGCTTTTTACCTGCCCTTGCCTGCGATCATTCCTGAAATCACGCCGGTGGCGGCTCCGGTTATTTTTCTCAACCCTTCGGCATCACCTCACCATGGCTCTCTGGATAGGCATACATCTTCCACTGCTCGCGCTGGAAACCTTGCGCCCGCGCTGGGCTAA